The Burkholderia ambifaria AMMD genome has a segment encoding these proteins:
- the hpaC gene encoding 4-hydroxyphenylacetate 3-monooxygenase, reductase component: protein MSATTDTPQPARAEPTDAQKAFRQAMAHLGAAVNVITTAGPHGRCGITASAVCSVTDAPPTLLVCLNRSSAMHAIFERNRHVCINVLPAEHELLARHFAGLTELPMERRFELPVWDRGEQDVPVLRDALASLQGTIAEMKEVGSHSVMFIEATSIRVRHDGDSLIYFSRAFHRVARTACVR from the coding sequence ATGTCCGCCACGACCGACACCCCGCAACCGGCGCGCGCCGAACCGACCGACGCGCAAAAGGCCTTCCGGCAAGCGATGGCCCACCTCGGCGCGGCCGTCAACGTGATCACCACCGCGGGGCCGCACGGCCGTTGCGGGATCACTGCGAGCGCCGTCTGTTCCGTCACCGATGCGCCGCCGACGCTGCTCGTGTGCCTGAACCGGTCGAGCGCGATGCACGCGATCTTCGAGCGCAATCGGCACGTGTGCATCAACGTGCTGCCGGCCGAGCACGAACTGCTCGCGCGGCATTTCGCGGGCCTCACCGAGCTGCCGATGGAGCGCCGCTTCGAGTTGCCGGTGTGGGATCGCGGCGAGCAGGACGTGCCCGTGCTGCGCGACGCGCTCGCGAGCCTGCAGGGGACGATCGCCGAGATGAAGGAAGTCGGCTCGCATTCGGTGATGTTCATCGAGGCGACGTCGATCCGCGTGCGCCACGACGGCGACAGCCTCATCTACTTCAGCCGCGCGTTTCATCGCGTGGCGCGCACGGCGTGCGTGCGGTGA
- a CDS encoding response regulator transcription factor, which yields MTSPAPIVYIVDDDSGMRTSLAWLLESVGIASEGFANAADFLARFDVNLPACLVLDVRMPEKSGFDVQAELNARGATLPVIFVSGHGDIPMSVRALQNGAIDFVEKPYNSQQMLERVQRALRLAQQRHAVDRHHRELRQRLDALTAREKEVLRGVVDGKGSKQIASDLSISVKTVDVHRASIKEKLGATSIAALVRDVMVVWGGDNETPR from the coding sequence ATGACGTCACCCGCTCCGATCGTATACATCGTCGACGACGACAGCGGCATGCGGACGTCGCTTGCGTGGTTGCTCGAATCGGTCGGCATCGCGTCCGAAGGATTCGCGAATGCCGCCGACTTTCTCGCGCGCTTCGACGTGAACCTGCCTGCGTGCCTGGTGCTCGACGTGAGGATGCCGGAGAAAAGCGGGTTCGACGTGCAGGCGGAGCTGAATGCGCGCGGCGCGACGCTGCCGGTGATCTTCGTCAGCGGGCACGGCGACATTCCGATGTCGGTGCGCGCGCTGCAGAACGGCGCGATCGACTTCGTCGAGAAGCCGTACAACTCGCAGCAGATGCTCGAGCGCGTGCAACGCGCGCTGCGGCTCGCGCAGCAGCGGCACGCGGTCGACCGGCATCACCGCGAGCTGCGCCAGCGGCTCGATGCGCTGACCGCGCGCGAGAAGGAAGTCCTGCGCGGCGTCGTCGACGGCAAGGGCAGCAAGCAGATCGCGTCGGACCTGTCGATCAGCGTGAAGACCGTCGACGTGCATCGCGCGAGCATCAAGGAGAAGCTCGGCGCGACGTCGATCGCCGCGCTCGTGCGCGACGTGATGGTCGTGTGGGGCGGCGACAACGAAACGCCGCGCTAG
- a CDS encoding SDR family NAD(P)-dependent oxidoreductase — protein sequence MSDRVVLVTGAARGLGAVIAERFHAAGYRVALADIAADAIQAHARELDPSGERAIALPLDVTSKHDFEAARDALVARWGTIDVLVNNAGASKVVPAMEITAEQFDQVIDVNLRSVLFGCQVFGQYFATRGAGRIVNIASLAGQNGGSATGAHYAAAKGGTLTLTKVFARDLAAHGVTVNAISPGPLDLPIVYESVAPEKLRQVLASLPGGKLGSAGFVADAAVLLASGDAHFANGACWDINGGLYMR from the coding sequence ATGTCAGATCGAGTCGTCCTCGTCACCGGCGCCGCGCGCGGGCTCGGCGCCGTCATCGCCGAACGCTTTCACGCGGCCGGCTATCGCGTCGCGCTGGCCGACATCGCCGCCGACGCCATTCAAGCGCATGCGCGCGAACTCGACCCGAGCGGTGAACGCGCGATCGCGCTGCCGCTCGACGTCACGTCGAAGCACGACTTCGAAGCCGCGCGCGATGCGCTCGTCGCACGCTGGGGCACGATCGACGTGCTCGTCAACAATGCCGGCGCGTCGAAGGTCGTGCCCGCGATGGAGATCACGGCCGAGCAGTTCGATCAGGTGATCGACGTGAACCTGCGCAGCGTGCTGTTCGGTTGCCAGGTATTCGGCCAGTACTTCGCGACGCGCGGCGCGGGCCGCATCGTCAACATCGCGTCGCTCGCCGGGCAGAACGGCGGCTCGGCGACGGGCGCACACTACGCGGCCGCGAAGGGCGGCACGCTGACGCTGACCAAGGTATTCGCGCGCGATCTCGCCGCGCACGGCGTGACCGTCAACGCGATCTCGCCGGGCCCGCTCGACTTGCCGATCGTGTACGAGAGCGTCGCGCCGGAGAAGCTGCGGCAGGTGCTCGCGAGCCTGCCGGGCGGCAAGCTCGGCTCGGCCGGTTTCGTCGCGGATGCGGCGGTGCTGCTCGCGTCGGGCGACGCGCATTTCGCGAACGGCGCATGCTGGGACATCAACGGCGGGTTGTACATGCGGTGA
- a CDS encoding amidase: MTGFIDTFTLGGPGPTIAIKDTIDIAGHPTRAASRALADAPPAARHADVVGLLLDAGWQIAGKANMHELAFGMTGINDFTGTPVNPQDPMRIPGGSSSGSASLVGLGLVDAALGTDTGGSIRGPAACCGVAGLKPTFGRVSRRGVAPADTTLDCVGPFARDVDTLAAVTAAIAPGFDRARAAAPVAGCTIARVIVDADAAIVAALDTALRASGLRVREAVLDELPAAFAAGLAVINAETSRAFGHLVATGKLGADLDARLRTAATTTPAALEEAEAVRARFTAQVDAALEHADVLVLPTLPALPITLQQARDGVSVIAMSSLIRPFNLSGHPALSLPLPLAGTPLKAGLQIVGRKGADEHVCAVAAHFEAALAA; encoded by the coding sequence ATGACAGGCTTCATCGACACCTTCACGCTGGGCGGCCCGGGCCCGACGATCGCGATCAAGGACACGATCGACATCGCCGGCCATCCGACCCGCGCGGCCAGCCGCGCGCTCGCCGACGCGCCGCCCGCCGCGCGGCACGCTGACGTAGTCGGCCTGCTGCTCGACGCCGGCTGGCAGATCGCCGGCAAGGCGAACATGCACGAGCTCGCGTTCGGCATGACCGGCATCAACGACTTCACCGGCACGCCGGTCAATCCGCAAGACCCGATGCGCATTCCGGGCGGCTCGTCGAGCGGCTCGGCGTCGCTCGTCGGGCTCGGCTTGGTCGACGCCGCGCTCGGCACCGACACCGGCGGCTCGATTCGCGGGCCGGCCGCCTGCTGCGGCGTGGCCGGGCTCAAGCCGACGTTCGGCCGCGTGTCGCGGCGCGGCGTCGCGCCCGCCGACACCACGCTCGATTGCGTCGGACCGTTCGCGCGCGACGTCGATACGCTCGCGGCCGTGACGGCCGCCATCGCACCGGGCTTCGACCGTGCGCGTGCGGCAGCGCCCGTTGCCGGCTGCACGATCGCGCGCGTGATCGTCGATGCCGACGCGGCCATCGTCGCCGCGCTCGACACGGCGCTGCGCGCGTCCGGCCTGCGCGTGCGCGAAGCCGTGCTCGACGAGCTGCCTGCCGCGTTCGCGGCCGGGCTCGCCGTCATCAACGCGGAAACGTCGCGCGCATTCGGTCATCTCGTCGCGACCGGCAAGCTCGGCGCCGATCTCGATGCGCGGCTGCGCACGGCCGCGACGACGACACCGGCCGCACTCGAGGAAGCCGAAGCCGTGCGCGCACGTTTCACCGCGCAGGTCGATGCCGCGCTCGAACATGCGGACGTGCTGGTGCTGCCGACGCTGCCCGCATTGCCGATCACGCTTCAGCAGGCACGCGACGGCGTGTCGGTGATTGCGATGTCGTCGCTGATCCGGCCGTTCAACCTGAGCGGTCACCCGGCGCTCAGCCTGCCGCTGCCGCTCGCGGGAACGCCGCTGAAGGCCGGCTTGCAGATCGTCGGACGCAAGGGCGCGGACGAACACGTGTGCGCCGTCGCCGCGCACTTCGAGGCGGCGCTCGCCGCATGA
- a CDS encoding nuclear transport factor 2 family protein has translation MTGSDSARSIDVLEVLGALERRVATLDAERAVRATITRYMALCDVPEDVGDGPALAALFTADAVWEGIGPQYARKFGRLEGTDAIVAMLRRYLPPEPHFVANLHFLTSESIDVGADLATARGRWIMLQASRHVDGTAELIAARLTVDFAPAEGAAAWLIRHFRTERVLDGPWPLAAAPRS, from the coding sequence ATGACCGGCTCCGATTCGGCCCGCTCGATCGACGTGCTTGAAGTGCTCGGAGCGCTTGAGCGGCGCGTGGCGACGCTCGACGCCGAACGCGCGGTGCGTGCGACGATCACGCGCTACATGGCGCTGTGCGACGTGCCCGAGGATGTCGGCGACGGCCCGGCGCTCGCCGCGCTGTTCACGGCCGATGCGGTGTGGGAAGGCATCGGCCCGCAGTACGCGCGCAAGTTCGGCCGCCTCGAAGGCACGGACGCGATCGTCGCGATGCTGCGCCGCTATCTGCCGCCCGAGCCGCATTTCGTGGCGAACCTGCACTTCCTGACGTCGGAGTCGATCGACGTCGGCGCCGATCTCGCGACCGCGCGCGGCCGCTGGATCATGCTGCAGGCGTCGCGCCACGTGGACGGCACGGCCGAGCTGATCGCCGCACGGCTGACCGTCGATTTCGCGCCGGCCGAGGGCGCCGCCGCGTGGCTGATCCGCCATTTCCGCACCGAGCGCGTGCTCGACGGCCCGTGGCCGCTCGCCGCCGCGCCGCGGTCCTGA
- a CDS encoding acyl-CoA dehydrogenase family protein, which yields MPNAALAIDAASPSPHAVREAAARVSPLDAVIETVAARRDEFDRLSHVPRDVIALFKKAGIYRAGTPRRFGGDALAPGAFLDMIERIATADGSAAWVASFGSANVYLAALPLATQAELYASGPDQVFAGGLFPVQPAQAAPGGWRVNGTWKFASGCKGADWLGVGIAVPGAQDAAPNKPRTAVFRAADVEIVENWSVVGMQGTGSHDLRVDDRFVPEAWTFVRGGEATVDEPLYRYPTVAYAAQVLAVVNLGLARAALDVANRMSGGRQTTTGAPRLADRAYFRIELAKAEAQLRSARAFFYDATDSVWQSILAGNPVTPEQVSLLRLAATHIAREGASVVERAYRLGGTAAIYRTHPLQRLLRDAMVVTQHAFLGEGNFDGAGAVFTGVTPFPGYL from the coding sequence ATGCCCAACGCCGCCCTCGCCATCGACGCCGCGTCCCCCTCGCCGCACGCGGTCCGTGAAGCGGCCGCGCGGGTGTCGCCGCTCGACGCCGTGATCGAGACCGTCGCCGCGCGCCGCGACGAATTCGACCGCCTGTCGCACGTGCCGCGCGACGTGATCGCGCTGTTCAAGAAAGCCGGCATCTATCGCGCGGGCACGCCGCGCCGCTTCGGCGGCGACGCGCTCGCGCCGGGCGCGTTCCTCGACATGATCGAGCGGATCGCGACCGCCGACGGGTCGGCCGCGTGGGTCGCGAGCTTCGGCTCGGCCAACGTCTATCTCGCCGCGCTGCCGCTCGCCACGCAGGCCGAGCTGTACGCGAGCGGCCCCGACCAGGTGTTCGCGGGCGGGCTGTTCCCGGTGCAGCCGGCGCAGGCGGCCCCCGGCGGCTGGCGCGTGAACGGCACGTGGAAATTCGCGAGCGGCTGCAAGGGCGCCGACTGGCTCGGCGTCGGCATCGCGGTGCCCGGCGCGCAGGATGCCGCGCCGAACAAGCCGCGCACGGCCGTGTTCCGTGCCGCCGACGTCGAGATCGTCGAGAACTGGAGCGTGGTCGGCATGCAGGGCACCGGCAGCCACGACCTGCGCGTCGACGATCGCTTCGTGCCGGAAGCGTGGACCTTCGTGCGCGGCGGCGAGGCAACCGTCGACGAGCCGCTGTACCGCTATCCGACCGTCGCGTATGCGGCGCAGGTGCTCGCCGTGGTCAACCTCGGGCTGGCCCGCGCGGCGCTCGACGTCGCGAACCGGATGTCGGGCGGCCGCCAGACGACCACCGGCGCGCCGCGCCTCGCCGATCGCGCGTATTTCCGCATCGAACTCGCGAAGGCCGAAGCGCAGTTGCGCTCGGCGCGCGCGTTCTTCTACGACGCGACCGACTCGGTCTGGCAATCGATCCTCGCGGGGAACCCCGTCACACCCGAGCAGGTCAGCCTGCTGAGGCTCGCCGCCACGCACATCGCCCGCGAAGGCGCGAGCGTCGTCGAGCGCGCGTATCGCCTCGGCGGCACGGCCGCGATCTATCGCACGCATCCGCTGCAGCGCCTGCTGCGCGACGCGATGGTCGTCACGCAGCACGCGTTTCTCGGCGAAGGCAACTTCGACGGCGCGGGCGCGGTGTTCACCGGCGTCACGCCGTTTCCCGGCTATCTGTAA
- a CDS encoding sensor histidine kinase, with product MRAAHAGAMLDIRPRDAARLHPNPIMSFPDEDDFHRLLDALTTCVLLHDAQTRAIVWANRAACIALGFSVEELLPLKAQDMTRPEPKYRREIAVSAWDRALVDGPQVYEWCYRSRTGVDMLSEATATYVPLRGRDVVMVQFRDISAEEAVRQQLRRYEARLREFMQDLDEGIAVVTPQGRVQFISESGRRVLGLAPDEALGEVLDYCSAADRDRLVAQLRDAPSACPSEPQRYRIVRRDGSTCWLRILCRQVEIEGDLDGLLVQFRDVSDEVAIEDARRAEARMLEYAGRYNAMGEMASVIAHELSQPLAAVRNFIEGAVRRLNARGAVDDAIWGLRSADRQAEHAALIIKSVREFIVKREPAVALADLREILADVAYFIELRAKEAGVTVAIVQADAPLPIRCERVLIGQVVLNLAFNAIEAFAGCERMPRMLMLGTANVGGHAELRAIDNGPGVAEGAHDRLFDGFSSSKAGGNGIGLSLCKSIVTRHGGRIVASPAEGGGLDCRVTLPFADAQA from the coding sequence ATGCGGGCCGCGCACGCCGGTGCTATGTTGGACATCCGGCCGCGCGACGCCGCGCGCCTTCATCCGAATCCGATCATGAGTTTTCCCGACGAAGACGATTTCCACCGGCTGCTCGACGCATTGACCACCTGCGTGCTGCTGCACGACGCGCAGACCCGCGCGATCGTGTGGGCGAACCGCGCCGCGTGCATCGCGCTCGGTTTTTCCGTCGAGGAGCTGCTGCCGCTGAAGGCGCAGGACATGACGCGTCCCGAACCGAAATACCGCCGCGAGATCGCCGTGAGCGCGTGGGATCGCGCGCTCGTCGACGGCCCGCAGGTGTACGAGTGGTGCTACCGGTCCCGCACCGGCGTCGACATGCTGTCGGAGGCGACCGCCACCTACGTGCCGCTGCGCGGGCGCGACGTCGTGATGGTGCAGTTCCGCGACATCAGTGCGGAAGAGGCGGTGCGCCAGCAACTGCGCCGCTATGAGGCGCGGCTGCGCGAGTTCATGCAGGATCTCGACGAAGGGATCGCGGTCGTCACGCCACAGGGCCGCGTGCAGTTCATCAGCGAGTCGGGCCGGCGCGTGCTCGGGCTCGCGCCGGACGAAGCGCTCGGCGAGGTGCTCGACTACTGCAGCGCGGCCGACCGCGACCGGCTCGTCGCGCAACTGCGCGATGCGCCGTCGGCGTGCCCGTCCGAGCCGCAGCGCTACCGGATAGTGCGGCGCGACGGTTCGACGTGCTGGCTGCGCATCCTGTGCCGGCAGGTCGAGATCGAAGGCGATCTCGACGGGCTGCTCGTGCAGTTTCGCGACGTGAGCGACGAAGTCGCGATCGAGGACGCACGGCGCGCGGAAGCGCGCATGCTCGAATACGCGGGCCGCTACAACGCGATGGGCGAGATGGCGAGCGTGATCGCGCACGAGCTGAGCCAGCCGCTCGCGGCCGTGCGCAATTTCATCGAGGGCGCGGTGCGGCGGCTGAATGCGCGCGGCGCCGTCGACGATGCGATCTGGGGGCTGCGCAGCGCGGACCGGCAGGCCGAGCATGCGGCGCTGATCATCAAGAGCGTGCGCGAGTTCATCGTGAAGCGCGAGCCGGCTGTCGCGCTCGCCGATCTGCGCGAGATCCTCGCCGACGTCGCGTATTTCATCGAGTTGCGGGCGAAGGAAGCGGGCGTGACGGTCGCGATCGTGCAGGCCGATGCGCCGCTGCCGATCCGCTGCGAGCGTGTGCTGATCGGGCAGGTGGTGCTCAACCTCGCGTTCAACGCGATCGAGGCGTTCGCCGGCTGCGAGCGCATGCCGCGCATGCTGATGCTCGGCACCGCGAACGTCGGCGGGCACGCGGAGCTGCGCGCGATCGACAACGGCCCCGGTGTCGCCGAAGGGGCGCACGACCGGCTGTTCGACGGTTTCTCGTCGTCGAAGGCTGGCGGCAACGGGATCGGGCTGTCGCTGTGCAAGAGCATCGTCACGCGCCACGGCGGCCGCATCGTCGCGAGTCCGGCCGAAGGCGGCGGGCTCGACTGCCGCGTGACGCTGCCGTTTGCCGACGCGCAGGCGTAG
- a CDS encoding tautomerase family protein — protein sequence MPTLEVFLPAGHDDARKAELIARLTGATVDAIGAPVESVRVLLTELPAIHIGLGGRTAADGAPPSLPVIVAILIAGRTDAQKRALIAALSDAGANVLDAPLQATRVIIKDIPNTDFGIGGQTARALGR from the coding sequence ATGCCCACACTCGAAGTATTCCTGCCGGCCGGCCACGACGACGCGCGCAAGGCCGAGCTGATCGCGCGACTGACCGGTGCGACCGTCGACGCGATCGGCGCACCGGTCGAATCGGTGCGCGTGCTGCTCACCGAATTGCCCGCGATCCATATCGGCCTCGGCGGGCGCACGGCCGCCGACGGCGCGCCGCCGTCGCTGCCGGTGATCGTCGCGATCCTGATCGCCGGGCGCACCGATGCGCAGAAACGCGCGCTGATCGCCGCGCTGTCGGACGCCGGCGCGAACGTGCTCGATGCGCCGTTGCAGGCGACGCGCGTGATCATCAAGGATATCCCGAACACCGACTTCGGGATCGGCGGCCAGACCGCGCGGGCATTGGGGCGCTGA
- a CDS encoding aromatic-ring-hydroxylating dioxygenase subunit beta, which translates to MMDDRNALFSQQTFARAVEFVWREAEMLDRRDYRAWLDLWDPAGHYVVPIDPDATDFAATLNYVFDDQDMREKRVQRMLSGYSASATDAARTVRTVSRFTLESSSAGIVELKSAQVVVAYKRGVATLFAADVTHKLHVDAEDEMRIAEKVVRLIDSTEALSAIGFLL; encoded by the coding sequence ATGATGGACGACCGCAACGCCCTTTTTTCGCAGCAGACCTTCGCCCGCGCGGTCGAATTCGTGTGGCGCGAAGCCGAGATGCTCGACCGCCGCGACTATCGCGCATGGCTCGACCTGTGGGATCCGGCCGGCCACTACGTGGTGCCGATCGATCCCGACGCCACCGATTTCGCGGCGACGCTGAACTACGTGTTCGACGACCAGGACATGCGCGAGAAGCGCGTGCAGCGGATGCTGTCCGGTTACTCGGCGTCGGCGACCGACGCGGCGCGCACGGTACGCACCGTGTCGCGCTTCACGCTGGAAAGCAGCAGCGCCGGCATCGTCGAGCTGAAATCCGCGCAGGTCGTCGTCGCGTACAAGCGCGGCGTCGCGACGCTGTTCGCGGCCGACGTCACGCATAAGCTGCACGTCGATGCCGAAGACGAGATGCGCATCGCCGAGAAGGTCGTGCGCCTGATCGACTCGACCGAAGCGCTCAGCGCGATCGGCTTCCTGCTGTAA
- a CDS encoding aromatic ring-hydroxylating oxygenase subunit alpha, whose product MSDIPYQTIDTRALHRFAQPDRIAPAMYHDPALFEAELDRIFYRTWIWVAHDSELPNPGDFITTTIGRQPVIVVRDKTGEINVLQNRCRHRGATVCESHKGNAKGFTCPYHSWSYALDGTLRALPYGDGYEGVCEKGDLPLVKLRVGVYQGLIFASFNDDIEPLEDFLGGAKPWIDLFMKQGAGYPIKANGEHKFKFKGNWKIQLENTTDLYHFPVVHKSWMKSIDDETAAAITSFMTSEHAFCRALGNGHSLAVLMPELIDLDEDDGAPLPERFAPLAATLAERHAPDEVRRIVRSLLGVGFNLNLFPNLALSMAFFRVLRPISANETEIRHVALAMDGGPDEANRERLRIHEHFQGPFGFGSPDDAEAWERVQRGAHAGPDVPILVNRGLNRETTAANGEKTAHATDETGMREAYQQWRKLMEQA is encoded by the coding sequence ATGAGCGACATTCCCTACCAGACGATCGACACCCGCGCGTTGCACCGCTTCGCGCAACCCGACCGCATCGCGCCCGCGATGTATCACGACCCCGCGCTGTTCGAGGCCGAGCTCGACCGCATCTTCTACCGCACCTGGATCTGGGTCGCGCACGACAGCGAATTGCCGAACCCGGGCGACTTCATCACGACGACGATCGGGCGCCAGCCGGTGATCGTCGTGCGCGACAAGACCGGCGAAATCAACGTGCTGCAGAACCGCTGCCGCCATCGCGGCGCGACCGTGTGCGAATCGCACAAGGGCAACGCGAAGGGCTTCACGTGCCCGTATCACAGCTGGTCGTACGCGCTCGACGGCACGCTGCGCGCGCTGCCGTACGGCGACGGCTACGAAGGCGTATGCGAGAAAGGCGACCTGCCGCTCGTGAAGCTGCGCGTCGGCGTGTATCAAGGGCTGATCTTCGCGAGCTTCAACGACGACATCGAACCGCTCGAGGATTTCCTCGGCGGCGCGAAGCCGTGGATCGACCTGTTCATGAAGCAGGGCGCCGGCTACCCGATCAAGGCGAACGGCGAGCACAAGTTCAAATTCAAGGGCAACTGGAAGATCCAGCTGGAGAACACGACGGATCTCTATCACTTCCCGGTCGTGCACAAGTCGTGGATGAAGTCGATCGACGACGAGACGGCCGCCGCGATCACGAGCTTCATGACGAGCGAGCACGCGTTCTGTCGCGCGCTCGGCAACGGCCACAGCCTCGCGGTGCTGATGCCCGAGCTGATCGATCTCGACGAAGACGACGGCGCGCCGCTGCCCGAGCGCTTCGCGCCGCTCGCGGCGACGCTCGCCGAGCGCCACGCGCCCGATGAAGTGCGCCGCATCGTGCGCTCGCTGCTGGGCGTCGGCTTCAACCTGAACCTGTTTCCGAACCTCGCGCTGTCGATGGCGTTCTTCCGCGTGCTGCGGCCGATCTCCGCGAACGAAACCGAGATCCGCCACGTCGCGCTCGCGATGGACGGCGGCCCCGACGAAGCGAACCGCGAGCGGCTGCGCATCCACGAGCACTTTCAGGGCCCGTTCGGCTTCGGCAGCCCCGACGACGCGGAAGCGTGGGAGCGCGTGCAGCGCGGCGCGCATGCGGGCCCCGACGTGCCGATCCTCGTGAACCGCGGGCTGAACCGCGAGACGACCGCCGCGAACGGCGAAAAGACCGCGCATGCGACCGACGAGACCGGGATGCGCGAGGCCTACCAGCAATGGCGCAAGTTGATGGAGCAAGCATGA
- a CDS encoding LysR family transcriptional regulator: MTSVDHLDLNLLRVFQAIVEERSLTKAGERLALSQPAVSYSLGRLRTLFDDPLFVRTRAGMQPTPVALELAGIVGKALDMVRAALRYAERFDPASSTRTFRLSLSDAGEMAYLPAICQALRERAPRVTLSVQPLPVEEIEEALRASRLDFAIGNLPELMPRTRHQVLFEETYVCMTGRRRGLPAGAALSLEQFVRAAHVNVKSVEHSHHALDDALRAQGVGRNIALEVPHFVALPSVLSVTDLYATLPRRLARILNRGNAFRLYDLPVTLPPAPVTMHWHEHFHEDEGIAWMRALLAEIVEHFDEA, from the coding sequence ATGACATCGGTCGATCACCTCGATCTGAACCTGTTGCGGGTGTTCCAGGCGATCGTCGAGGAGCGCAGCCTGACCAAGGCCGGCGAGCGGCTCGCATTGTCGCAGCCGGCCGTCAGCTATTCGCTCGGGCGGCTGCGCACGCTGTTCGACGATCCGCTGTTCGTGCGCACGCGCGCGGGGATGCAGCCCACGCCGGTCGCGCTCGAACTCGCGGGGATCGTCGGCAAGGCGCTCGACATGGTGCGCGCCGCGCTGCGCTATGCGGAGCGTTTCGATCCGGCATCGAGCACGCGCACGTTCCGGCTGTCGCTGTCGGACGCGGGCGAGATGGCGTACCTGCCGGCGATCTGCCAGGCGCTGCGCGAGCGCGCGCCGCGCGTGACGCTGAGCGTGCAGCCGCTGCCGGTGGAGGAGATCGAGGAGGCGCTGCGCGCGAGCCGGCTGGACTTCGCGATCGGCAACCTGCCGGAGCTGATGCCGCGCACGCGCCACCAGGTGCTGTTCGAGGAAACCTACGTGTGCATGACGGGCCGCCGGCGCGGGTTGCCGGCCGGCGCGGCGCTGAGCCTCGAGCAGTTCGTGCGCGCCGCGCACGTCAACGTGAAATCGGTCGAGCACAGCCACCACGCGCTCGACGACGCATTGCGCGCGCAGGGCGTGGGCCGCAACATCGCGCTCGAAGTGCCGCACTTCGTCGCGCTGCCGAGCGTGCTGTCGGTCACCGATCTCTATGCGACGCTGCCGAGGCGGCTCGCGCGGATCCTGAACCGCGGCAACGCGTTCCGGCTGTACGACCTGCCGGTGACGTTGCCGCCCGCGCCGGTCACGATGCACTGGCACGAGCACTTTCACGAGGACGAGGGCATCGCGTGGATGCGCGCGCTGCTTGCGGAGATCGTCGAGCATTTCGACGAGGCGTGA
- a CDS encoding PDR/VanB family oxidoreductase encodes MQANRHQVRIDALIDAAQDIRCFRVSRVDGQPFDAYEPGAHIDVTAPSGVTRQYSLCGRPDERGSYLFAVKKEARSRGGSRSLHDDVCVGAELSIGAPRNLFRLTDDASEHVLIAAGIGITPLLSMAYALEQRGARYRLHYFARSREHAAFVDELSADPFATHVTFHYGIEPDALAAELGRCVEAIDARAHVYTCGPGPFMDAVVAAAATRIPEDAIHLERFAAEPAAADAATDAAPAEGFEVRLQRSGQSVRVAPDTSIVDALARIGIEVDTSCGEGVCGTCMVPVLDGEPDHRDHCLSKAERASNTVICCCVSRARSAVLVLDL; translated from the coding sequence ATGCAAGCGAACCGCCACCAGGTCCGGATCGATGCGCTGATCGACGCGGCGCAGGACATCCGCTGTTTCCGGGTCTCGCGTGTCGACGGCCAGCCGTTCGACGCGTACGAGCCGGGCGCCCATATCGACGTCACTGCGCCGTCCGGCGTCACGCGGCAGTATTCGCTGTGCGGCCGCCCCGACGAGCGCGGCAGCTATCTGTTCGCGGTGAAGAAGGAAGCGCGCTCGCGCGGCGGCTCGCGCTCGCTGCACGACGACGTGTGCGTCGGCGCCGAGCTGTCGATCGGCGCGCCGCGCAACCTGTTTCGTCTGACGGACGACGCAAGCGAACATGTGCTGATCGCGGCCGGGATCGGCATCACGCCGCTGCTGTCGATGGCGTATGCACTCGAGCAGCGCGGCGCGCGCTACCGGTTGCACTACTTCGCGCGCAGCCGGGAACACGCGGCCTTCGTCGACGAACTGTCGGCCGACCCGTTCGCCACGCACGTGACATTCCACTACGGCATCGAGCCCGATGCGCTGGCGGCCGAGCTCGGCCGCTGCGTCGAAGCGATCGATGCGCGCGCCCATGTGTACACGTGCGGCCCCGGCCCGTTCATGGATGCGGTCGTCGCGGCGGCGGCCACGCGGATTCCCGAGGATGCGATTCATCTCGAACGCTTCGCGGCGGAACCGGCCGCGGCCGATGCCGCCACGGATGCCGCGCCGGCCGAAGGCTTCGAAGTGCGGCTGCAGCGCAGCGGGCAATCGGTGCGCGTCGCGCCCGACACGTCGATCGTCGACGCGCTCGCGCGCATCGGCATCGAGGTCGACACGTCATGCGGCGAAGGCGTGTGCGGCACCTGCATGGTGCCGGTGCTCGACGGTGAGCCCGATCATCGCGACCACTGCCTCAGCAAGGCCGAGCGCGCGAGCAACACGGTGATCTGCTGCTGCGTGTCGCGTGCGCGCTCGGCGGTGCTCGTCCTCGATCTTTGA